A region of the Dioscorea cayenensis subsp. rotundata cultivar TDr96_F1 unplaced genomic scaffold, TDr96_F1_v2_PseudoChromosome.rev07_lg8_w22 25.fasta BLBR01001061.1, whole genome shotgun sequence genome:
TTATTCAGcgtgaataaaataaaatagttggtTTTCATATTACCCTTTttgtttgatgatatttttatacaatCGATTCCAAGGGGCTAAGTGAGTTGAATTTTGTCGTTCTTGAATTAGTTATATTggttctttttctaatttctatatgactgttcttgcagtaatttttaaagaatggttttgtgatttttgaacTTCTTTGCACCTCCTTTTTTACTTTCTAatgttcttaaaataaaaaaatttaatctccaacaaaatatttcaacggaaataaatttttatttttataatttttttaaggtttgatgttttgtgattttatcgGATTTAAtggggaaatttttttaaaatatttttattttgattttcaaaaaattaattttaaatttttattaataagaataatttttaaaattttttgtcatgtcatatatatatatatatatatatatatatatatatatatttcaaaataacggtttttaaaatgtttaaaaaaatatttgtaaaattttcaagaataaatCGTTATATGGTAGGTTTTTTATCCGGcaacttttaaatataacattctaaaaaatccttaaaattaaaaagtaatttgcaataaaaaaaaatcacgcaggaatacataattttttctctgaaaataacaattttttaaatgtctaaatatatcttaaaatttttaaatttatatctcaGTTTGGATAAATCAATCTGGATATATTGTTACAATGCAACCAATTTTCCCtccaaaattgtaatttttgtgggaaaattaaatattaaaaaaatattataaaaagaagatcatcaatccctcttcttcatcactttcttcttttgctcAAGAACCATGAATCAAGGACTGGTACATTCTATTTTTGACTTTcctcttcccttttttttcttttaacttctaatttcttattctagtatcatgtaataatattattaatgttgttgattAAAAAGGTTGTTCTAACCCTTTATTTGCaaaagtttttttctctttttttctgaaattataGACAAGTTATGAGTTGGATCCTTTATTCAAGGGCTGAATAAACTAAAATTGTTGGTTTTCATAGTACCCTTTTGGTTTGATGATACTTAATGCAATCTGATTCAATGGGCTAATTGAGTTGAATTTTTTCCTTcttgaattaatttgattaatatcaTTACTTTTTTTTCCTCACAACTTCATATTCATTAATATGTTTATATGCGGAAAATATAATCTGATTGTttctctgaaaagaaaaatctataTGCATTAATAGAGCATTCGATAGCTTTTTGGTTGTTTAAtctatgaaataaatacatgaactaCATGAATTATATGCTTTGCAAGGCATTGGAAACTCACAGCTTGACTTACATTTGTTCACCAGAAGTAATTTGGTTCAAACGATCGGTAATTGCTCATTTTAGTGTTGATGTTTCTGATTGTAGCCTCTATTGTTGTTGACAATCAGGAAAAGGGTACTATTGCCAAAGCTGGTATGGATGTTATGACACCGAGAGGCTTGAAAAATCCTGGAAAACTTAGCCTCGTCAATTCAACGTTGCAAGCTCTACTTTCCTGCACACCGTTTGTTCAGGTGGTGTGTGAGCTCGAAAAATGCCATATTAAGAGGGTACTTTGATTTGCTAATCGTTCTCTCAAATTGAGTTTGCATAGCTCTAACAATGTTATAGTTCTGACTTTAGTTTTTTCTGCCAATGATCAACAAATTATTTGATTGTGTTTGAAGGATGAGCATCCAACGTTACATGCATTTTCCAGCTTGATCGCAAAGTTTGACATCCCATTTTATCGAAGCAATGGGAGACAGGAACCAATCAGTGCGAGCATCATCTTTAAGGGTATCATCAGGAAATACATTGCTGATTTGCCCCAACGTCCATCTGATGGAAGGAAAAACATAGATGCCCAGGAATTTTTGGCCTTTATGATCAATGAAATGCATGAAGAGTTGCTGAAGTTGAGAGGCTCTTCTTCTGTTCAAGACAATTGGGAAACGatccaaagaaacaataaatcaCCTGCTATATGGAAGAAGAAATCTGTGCCATCGGAGTTAAGTGATATATTCTGGGGACAACGAAGGACTATCGTCGAACCAAATGGTATGTTTTTTTACCGCTATTCATAAACTTTGTTtatgatttgttgtttgttttatttttcttgtgtgaTACTTTTCAATGCAAATATGATCATAAGCTTTCcctttcatgtttgatttattgACTATAGGAGTTGGTTTGATTCATTGCAACATCATGTGATTGGTGTTTGTTGATATTAATTGATGCTGCTCGCAGCATTGCGAAGAAAACATCCAatttgaaaagaatgaatttgtTACAATGCGATAATTGATTCATTGCTAATTCAGAGATTCCGATCATATAGGGTTTCCTTGATAAGTAACTTTGAACATGCCACACGATTCTGAAAATGCAGATCCCTTTTTGGAGATTGTCCAGCCGTTCCTTGTGCTCCACCTTAACATCACTTGCAGCAGTGTGCACACCATTAAGGACTCGCTGAGATTATATTTtggaattaaaaacaatgaaggaTACAGATCGTCTGAGGTAGGCGTCTcttaaaaactttgcatatGAGTTCTGATTTAATGATGTTTGTGCTTAAAATTAATGCACGATATGCAGGACTATGAGGACAAAAACAGCGCCGGCAAATCAACGAAGATTGAAAAGCTTCCCAGGATTTTAATATTGCATCTTATGCGTTTCAGCTTTGAGAATTCTGGTTCTGGATTTGTTAAGTTTGATAAACCAATTAAATTCCCGTCGGATTTGGAGATTGAAAATGATCTTCTCGCCAGCCCCGTACAACATCAAGTAAGCAAGCagatatttttctttatctaAATACAGATTACGATGACTTTAATAGGACACAATTAACTGAGTCTATGATTTTTTATGCAGAGAATCTTGTATGAACTGGTGGGAAGTGTCACCCACCATGGAAGTAAATCCTCCACAGGACATTACACAGCCGACATCAAATACCCCGATGGCCCATGGATGCTCTGCGATGATGAGAAGGTCGCACCTGTTAGCTCGAGCGATGTTTTCCACGATCAGGCTTATATTCTTCTGTACGAGCGATTATGTTGTTGTGATTGCGCTTGTCAGGGCCAAATATAGCATTAATAGGGAGTCTCTTAGTCTAGGAAAATGacatttgttgattttaatttctttcttgagTTAATCATTggttttactttgtttttggcTCCTTCAAACACTCTTAGAGCGTGCAGTCTTTACTATGTAGCGATTTGGATGCTTGGAGGAAGTTTTTTGTGAATAGTGACTTAGTTTGACCATGTGTGTGAAAGCTAGTGTTTAAAGggaggaaagagctaccacccttatagtgtgaaagccgctctaAGGTAAATAGACACTATGCTTGAGGATTGTGTACTTGATGATTTACTTGGAGTGAGGGCTACCTCAAGggagtgtgaaagctactgttCTTAGAGCGGAAATAGCTACCACCCTTATtgtgtgaaagccgctcttgTGATCAGATAGTGTTTATGATGATTAAGTTGAGAAAAGGCTACCTcaggggatgtgtgaaagctaccgttCGATgggcagaaagagctacctttttTGATGTGTGAAAACTACTCTTGAGTGATTCGATAGTATGCAGCATCAATGTGTAGTTGTTAATTTTTCTgggagaaagggctaccttaggggatgtgtgaaagctaccgaCCTCATTGTGAAAGCTACCTCATTGTCTAAtaagttttttgtttgcataacttAATCCGAGTCGAAGAAAAATGAAGTGGGAAGGACTGAACGCGTATACATGGGAGGAACCATAAATAGGAGTGAAACTTATTCTTTTATTGGGATTGAATATTTTAGTTGACATTTTGGAAATTTTCTTGGACTATTGAGACTcccaattaattttttgaacgCTGAATAAGCATGAACTCTGAAAGAAAAGTCATGGAGGTGAAGGTATGTAAATATTCTCCTTGTaacaattctttattttttttttctgcatgtTATTTAGTGGCAGAggaatttattttggtttgcttTTAGTTCTGTCAGTTTTCTTTGATGCAGGAATTTATTTCTGCTGTAACTTTAATGTTTTGATATCTTTGATGTAGTGAACAGGAAAGAATAGGATGCCATTGAAGAGCTGCTGACTTACAAGGATTGCTGGAAGAGGAAATGTTGATTGGCTGCATATTTTGAAAACTTCACTGATTTCTTTCTCAAACACTTGTAAATTCTTAGAATACAAGAAACATATGCtggaaaatttatttgtaaaaaaggCTTGTAATGATATTCATCTTGCTTTATGGACTAtgaatgctatatatataaatatattcttcaaattgtttttaatggATGTGGAGGGAGATGAGAGTCCTTTTATGTGTTTAAATTTTGGTGTTGTTCCTACACTGCACTCAAACAATGCTTCTTTTACTGTTTATTCTCAatgtgaagaataaaaaatttatatcttttattagtCCTTTGGATTTGTAAATTGTAATGAAATGATCAATCTTAATGtgatcaattattattaatctcCCCCGTTCATTTACTACCCCACAATCCCAACCAACCTCTCTATAAAAAGGCAGGCAGAGAGCAAGAGAGCATAATTCAATTTTACATTCATGGGTTCTGAAGTCGTTCCGTGGTGGAGACTGGAGAATCGGAGATGATGATGAGGCCATGGGTTGGAGGCcgccttgtgtgtgtgtgttaagttttttatttgggATTTATTTGGGGATTTATTGAGTTAATGTGTGTTAGTGATGTGCATGATCATGTGTTGTTGTGAGTGGGTTTGAGTTGTGGGTTCAGAAGTCATGTggatttgactttttttttttttttattattttgagttatttGGGGATGGGGATTTAATTTGAGGATTTATTCGGAGTGGGTTTGAGTTGTTCTAAAGCTCATTGGATTtgagttattttattattattattattattataatttgggGATGGGATTTATTTGGGGATTTATTTGGGTTAGAGACAAGTGATGTGTGAGGCTGGAGAGGACTGCAGTGGGTGATGCCTGTGAGGTGCTCGGAGAGGAATGCAGTGTGGGTGATGTCTGTGAGGTCCACCGTGGTGAAAACTGAGACGATGATCATCAGGGCTGGGCAGGGTTGGAACCTTGTGTGAGTGTTGGTGATGATCAATTAGTTCTTTTGTGAAGGTGATCATAGTCTTTAAGTTTCCATGGTTTGTAGGTCTTCTTTTCcattatttgttccttggattttttagttgtttttttttatgtgggcgtgggatttttggatttattgattaatgtgtTAGTGATgcggatgatgatgatgatgatgtgttggATGAGTGTTTGGATGAAAAGTGACATGTTGTGGAGGGGATGAGTGTTTGGATGAAAAGTGAGGAGTGTGGAGAAGTGAGGTTTGTGTTGTGTGGGAGGTGTTCAGGGAGTTGTAAAGTGTTtgtggaggatgatgatgatgatggtgatggtggtggtggtggtggatatGGATATGGATATGGAGGTGGGTTTTGGTGTAGGTGTCCTGAGTGTACTGAGAATGGGCTTGTTAGGTGTTCtctttgttgttgaattttctGTTTAGATCTCATCATtaatttgaaacataaattaagtaagatatatatataatgcttgCTCTGCAGATGGACATTTGTAGAATTTCTGCAGAACAGATGAGAAGTATAAAAGAGAGAACAGACATTTGTAGAATTCTCAAGTAGGGTTCTGAAGTTCCACCATGGAGAAGATTGGAGCCgggagatgatgatgatcatcaagGCAGGATTGGTGCCTTGCGTGAGTGTTGGTGATGATCAATTAGCTCCGTGGTGGAGGTGATCAAAGTCTTTGAGTTTTCCATGGTTAGTAGGTAGGTCTTCTTTGAgagcttttatttcttttctttgagagcttttatttcttttatttggccatgggatttttttttttttttgggggatgatgatgatgtgttgtGAGGAGATCGATGAGGTGGTGGAGGGGATGAGAGTGTTGTGCGAACAGTGAAATTTAGGAGATGAGTGTTGTTTCTAGTGCCTGGACATGGGGATTTGGACATGGGGATTTTTTgacttgtttgtttatttatttattatttatttatttggtcatgggagtttttttggggatttttttggttaaaaagaaGTGAAGTGATTTGGGGATGATGTGATGTGTTGTGTACTTGTGAGGGTCTCGGAGTGGACCCTGGTGATGTTGTTGGCACAGTACTATGCTCGGTGCGTTAACTTACCATTCCTTCTGATTTATTTAATTCACGCATCATATGGTATTTTCCTCAAATTCTACTCCTTGATTTAGTTTGTGTTTTGCCTTCCCCTTTCGCTTGAGGAGTTGTCTTTGTTCTCATCCTTGTTGATCTCTTATAAGTATGAAAGTTTGCTGCTTTATGGTGGCTTCGGCATTCTTTATATCCTTGATTAATGATAGACTTGAAATTGTTGGAGTATTGAGTATCTATAATTCTTTGGTGGGAAAAatgccttcttttttttaaaataagttatttaatttgtttattctcCACTTTGCCTGCAATTGTTTTTTAATAGCATGATCATAATTGTTTATGATTTCTTCGATCCAgctcttttcatttttagtagTTAAGGCCAATTCTCTCTTTTCATTTAAAatgccttcttttcattttttatggCGCTATGCAAGCCTACAGAGAATCCATTGAATCTCTTTGGTTACGTTATAAGGTAAAAGAAATTCCTTTTGTGGTTTATTACATGATACTGCTTTCAAATCTAATCTCTTGACATCCGTAGTgggttgaaaaaaatttgatgtatACTGTGAATTATACTATATGATCCGTGGAATTAAGCACATTTGACCCAAGCATCACAATGATCTAATGTATTTAGCATTTGCTGTTCTCCTTTCCATATATGAGATATTTGAGCCCTAGTAATCGGCTTCCGCTCTTCTATCTGCTGGTTCTTCGAGTGTGTATCCCTGCAGTGGAACTTGTTTGTTATTTCATTGTATTTcgccatttatttatttatttttattaactttgtCTATCTTGAGTTGatcattaaatttatatagTATGTGCACATAATCCCGTGTGTAGTTTCTCAAGTACTTACTCGGTGGTTGGGCCTTCTTTGTGCTAGTAATATTGCTCATTTACAACTTGGGTGTTAGAGATGGGATAACGATCACTTTGCATGTGAGAAAAAAATCTGCATGCTTTAGCTTCCCGAGGTCATGTCGTTTGGTGGAAGCCTTGTTGATTGCACTACACTTCCTTTAGTTAATGTTCCTACTGGTGAATTACTTTGTGATTATGTATCATGATACTTGAATGACAATTTTCATAACTGCCCTCATGTtcaatttatttactttatgaaGTTTAGATGTTAACTTATTGATCGTAATCCGAGAAGTAGCAACTCTATGCATCAAGAGGACTGTGAGGCATCTCGTTTGTGATT
Encoded here:
- the LOC120255554 gene encoding ubiquitin carboxyl-terminal hydrolase 24-like, with amino-acid sequence MINEMHEELLKLRGSSSVQDNWETIQRNNKSPAIWKKKSVPSELSDIFWGQRRTIVEPNDPFLEIVQPFLVLHLNITCSSVHTIKDSLRLYFGIKNNEGYRSSEDYEDKNSAGKSTKIEKLPRILILHLMRFSFENSGSGFVKFDKPIKFPSDLEIENDLLASPVQHQRILYELVGSVTHHGSKSSTGHYTADIKYPDGPWMLCDDEKVAPVSSSDVFHDQAYILLYERLCCCDCACQGQI